From Podospora bellae-mahoneyi strain CBS 112042 chromosome 3, whole genome shotgun sequence, the proteins below share one genomic window:
- a CDS encoding hypothetical protein (EggNog:ENOG503P4GU), with amino-acid sequence MSQQPCLLERLPLHIAQYLATFLHQDSIRPFSLASKFCCQAAAPRRFTSLKLTARERDKFDRDVEELRATLAVDNRSHHVRRITLRGFLLLGTDHLGPNGVDGRFLANGGWNESPDDEGDSETEDVYDSSYFRPNLPKYDSQRKQELNEAWQPFADLIGQLSGLRDLIYACTHQIPRCVLEALHQSHPRSRLHMHTFSLRSLYLSASNVQAIDADEYALLTSPCLYSIDMKYEPYSDEAEKSFNTEALHWLIVNSPSLRKFKLDYRYDTMAVRHGAYQPESSWEDFLEQAGAGKSADGKISKKPEKHPLESLTLHSSGFIYELLNHIAVWKPLRSFTELRHLELSPCLSLDVMSLISMAAEGEIPSLRSLSVDWEDMHNNLGQLLSVLPHLDTLKLSGNLDESTFQGIHDGPRLALRKLQIYPFTPLDHSQVRQLIQWCPNLEDVRLRLAREAGPHETAIYRLLGRLPRLRRVVLQFVCPEPQYPPPISAIMDLSWDKFRDVRKALVKIAVDETLARAIFRKIAARKCPLERLKIECLPIQDSARALRSYHAVSSSYDASWEDIVEVVGGRTWICTRQDVKSPEVEVREVTKETGSRDKALECLKKTDDQEVKELWKQVWPPREGGSDKWWENWWSYPLSDILDDNGEDVVGGAGPDI; translated from the coding sequence ATGTCTCAGCAACCTTGCCTTCTAGAGAGGCTCCCTTTACACATCGCCCAGTACCTCGCCACCTTCCTTCATCAAGACAGCATCCGCCCATTTTCCTTGGCCAGCAAGTTCTGCTGTCAAGCAGCGGCACCACGCCGCTTCACCAGCCTTAAGCTCACCGCACGCGAGAGGGACAAGTTCGATCGTGATGTGGAAGAACTAAGAGCAACTCTCGCCGTCGACAATCGCTCCCATCACGTCCGTCGAATCACGCTGAGGGGTTTTCTCCTCTTGGGAACTGATCATCTTGGCCCAAACGGTGTCGACGGAAGATTCCTCGCCAACGGTGGTTGGAATGAGTCGCCCGACGATGAAGGAGACAGTGAAACGGAGGACGTTTATGATTCGAGCTATTTCAGGCCTAATCTGCCCAAATACGACTCACAGCGCAAACAAGAGCTGAACGAGGCATGGCAACCCTTCGCCGACCTCATAGGCCAGCTATCTGGCCTGAGAGATCTTATCTACGCCTGCACCCACCAAATACCGCGATGTGTACTCGAGGCATTGCACCAAAGCCATCCCCGGAGTCGCCTGCATATGCATACCTTCAGTCTGCGGAGTCTTTACTTGTCCGCAAGTAACGTTCAAGCTATAGACGCCGATGAGTATGCTTTGCTTACATCTCCTTGTCTCTACAGCATCGACATGAAGTACGAGCCATATAGCGACGAAGCAGAGAAAAGCTTCAATACAGAGGCCCTCCACTGGTTGATAGTGAACTCGCCTTCTCTGAGGAAGTTCAAGCTTGACTACAGGTACGATACTATGGCGGTGCGGCACGGAGCTTATCAACCCGAATCCTCTTGGGAGGACTTTCTGGAGCAAGCCGGTGCTGGCAAATCTGCCGACGGCAAGATTTCGAAGAAACCCGAAAAGCACCCATTGGAGTCGCTCACATTGCACTCATCTGGCTTTATTTATGAACTGCTTAACCATATTGCAGTCTGGAAACCTCTTCGATCCTTCACAGAACTGCGTCACCTCGAACTATCGCCATGCCTCTCTTTGGACGTCATGTCCTTGATTTCGATGGCAGCAGAGGGCGAGATCCCTTCCCTCAGGAGCCTATCAGTCGACTGGGAAGACATGCACAACAACCTCGGCCAGTTGCTTTCAGTTCTACCTCATCTCGACACCCTCAAGCTGAGCGGCAATCTCGATGAGTCGACCTTTCAAGGGATCCACGATGGCCCACGCCTGGCCTTGCGCAAACTTCAGATTTACCCTTTTACGCCCCTGGATCATTCCCAGGTGCGACAACTGATTCAGTGGTGTCCAAACCTGGAAGACGTCCGCCTACGTCTAGCGCGTGAGGCGGGACCGCATGAAACCGCCATCTACCGACTTCTTGGGCGGTTGCCTCGGCTCCGACGGGTCGTACTGCAGTTTGTCTGTCCAGAACCGCAataccctcctcccatcagcGCGATCATGGATCTATCATGGGACAAATTTCGAGACGTTCGGAAGGCTTTAGTCAAGATTGCCGTTGATGAGACTTTGGCTCGTGCCATCTTTCGAAAGATTGCAGCAAGAAAGTGCCCATTGGAACGGCTCAAAATCGAATGCCTCCCGATCCAAGATTCCGCCAGGGCCCTCAGATCTTACCACGCCGTGTCATCATCCTACGACGCCAGTTGGGAAGATATCGTGGAGGTTGTCGGTGGTCGTACATGGATCTGCACAAGACAGGATGTGAAATCacccgaggtggaggtgcgTGAGGTTACCAAGGAGACTGGCAGCAGGGACAAGGCATTGGAATGTCTTAAGAAGACGGATGATCAAGAAGTCAAGGAGCTTTGGAAACAGGTATGGCCTCCGCGTGAGGGGGGAAGTGATAAGTGGTGGGAGAATTGGTGGAGTTATCCTCTGTCTGACATTCTCGACGACAATGGCGAAGATGTGGTCGGGGGTGCGGGGCCTGACATTTAG
- a CDS encoding hypothetical protein (COG:G; CAZy:GH18; EggNog:ENOG503NUVP): MGQTCTTVQVETGESCWSLATKCGITGSQLTGYNPAPEFCSNFQVGQHLCCSELDQHVCCSKRDLPDFSPQPNPDGSCHTYTVQANDNCWDIAAAYYITQQQINDFNQNTWGWAGCLSTGSPPMPAPFANAICGPQVPGTLKPANMNDLATLNPCPLNACCNVWGQCGIDENFCIPSPVPGGGPGTATPGSNGCIASCGMDIVGDTTPPAEFKRIAYWEAWNANRPCLHMPANRIDTNYYTHIHFAFGDITPGFQVDVSSLRGPYNDFKALTGVKRIMSFGGWSFSTSHDTYAIFRSGVTPAQRYAFAQDVVNFIINEGLDGVDFDWEYPSAPDLPDIPPANPTDGQDYLSFLQTVRSLLPSHLSIGIAAPSSFWYLKGFPIDEIADVVDYMFVPAPSPFLNPTDSPLLRVYMTYDLHGQWDYNSPWSSPGCPTGNCLRHHTNKAETLNSLAMITKAGVPSSKIIIGMALYGRTVKMSIPGCWGPDCYFTGPASGAEPGRCTAEAGYLSNWEIEEIIKSDSSAFRYGDEHGDILVYGGDQWVSWMSRGSYEARVGWVRGLNMGGTSDWAVDLGEDWGEGALC, translated from the exons ATGGGCCAAACCTGTACCACCGTTCAGGTTGAGACTGGAGAGAGTTGCTG GTCTCTGGCTACAAAGTGCGGAATCACAGGGTCACAACTCACCGGTTACAATCCCGCCCCCGAATTCTGCTCGAATTTCCAAGTCGGACAGCACTTATGCTGCTCAGAACTCGATCAGCATGTCTGCTGCTCCAAGAGAGACTTACCCGACTTCTCCCCGCAGCCTAACCCGGACGGTTCATGCCATACCTACACTGTTCAGGCCAACGACAATTGTTGGGATATTGCAGCGGCCTACTACATTACACAGCAGCAAATCAATGACTTCAACCAGAACACATGGGGCTGGGCGGGTT GCCTTTCAACAGGTTCACCGCCCATGCCAGCCCCATTTGCCAACGCAATTTGCGGACCCCAGGTTCCCGGGACCCTCAAGCCCGCCAACATGAACGACCTTGCGACCCTCAACCCATGTCCCCTCAACGCTTGTTGCAACGTCTGGGGACAATGTGGTATCGACGAAAACTTCTGCATCCCAAGTCCAGTCCCTGGAGGTGGACCCGGCACGGCCACACCAGGGTCAAACGGTTGTATCGCCAGTTGCGGCATGGACATCGTCGGAGACACTACTCCTCCTGCAGAGTTTAAGCGGATTGCTTACTGGGAGGCATGGAATGCCAACCGTCCTTGTCTTCACATGCCT GCGAACAGAATCGACACCAACTACTACACCCACATCCACTTCGCCTTTGGTGATATCACCCCCGGCTTCCAAGTCGACGTCAGCAGTCTCCGGGGACCTTACAACGATTTCAAGGCCCTGACGGGTGTGAAACGTATCATGAGTTTTGGCGGTTGGagcttctcaacatcacACGACACCTATGCCATCTTCCGATCTGGTGTCACTCCAGCTCAACGATACGCTTTTGCTCAGGATGTCGTCAAT TTCATCATCAACGAAGGCCTCGACGGCGTCGACTTCGACTGGGAATATCCCTCCGCCCCAGACCTCCCCGACATCCCCCCGGCCAACCCCACCGACGGCCAGGActacctctccttcctccaaacCGTCCGCTCTTTGCTGCCAAGCCACCTCAGCATCGGCATCGCAGCCCCTTCCTCGTTTTGGTATCTGAAAGGCTTTCCCATAGATGAGATCGCCGATGTGGTTGACTACATGTTTGTCCCCGCACCCTCCCCGTTCCTCAACCCCACTGATAGCCCCTTACTTAGAGTATACATGACATACGACCTCCACGGCCAATGGGACTACAACAGCCCCTGGTCCTCCCCGGGTTGTCCCACCGGCAACTGCCTCAGGCACCacaccaacaaggccgaaaccctcaactccctcgccATGATCACCAAGGCGGGCGTCCCCTCGTCCAAAATCATCATCGGCATGGCGTTGTACGGACGCACAGTGAAAATGAGCATACCGGGGTGTTGGGGACCGGATTGTTATTTTACCGGTCCGGCATCGGGGGCTGAGCCGGGGAGGTGTACAGCTGAAGCTGGGTATCTGTCCAACtgggagattgaggagatcATCAAAAGTGATTCGAGTGCTTTTCGGTATGGTGATGAGCATGGGGATATTTTGGTGTATGGGGGGGATCAGTGGGTGAGTTGGATGTCGAGGGGGAGTTATGAGGCTAgggtggggtgggtgagggggttgaatATGGGGGGGACGAGTGATTGGGCGGTGGATTTGGGTGaggattggggggagggggctttGTGCTAG
- a CDS encoding hypothetical protein (EggNog:ENOG503PE42; COG:S), with protein sequence MAMQSTSINLEQLLKRFPNSDFPSPYISLGPSSRLSPATTIAENDNISSATRLKPPPVSHQRRTGRRSLGATTGRPRASSPATVASKDDYLQCPLCSEVGAYTACRRKNDLKRHMRNYHNTNAQWACPKRGCGKTYDCLPGMKAHLKEPSHGNLHRSSDCITTILCPRVVFACGFTNCKHVFETPDAADPAETATDYFHHVANHVEANRPNQAWSHSTCFRNLMRQAGIYDDWKNRHPKGKDLKWQPHTSIVLRKMLETRHVPDSELLVLWAVRLGSKPYSESTSPAPRGLPEALRLPVSELCGCSANSVHPSPSHPNPSPGSPQVPESLADRSAEFDLAAYSSTSAFSQNVNDQDYTQDSTLIDISRPFDNSPQLEGGYPLGVPALTVNQQPAPEWPGYYNNKNNQDMSDMIDPALLSVGGQSSWMDDGMEGVDAVREADDLSSW encoded by the exons ATGGCTATGCAAAGCACCAGCATCAACCTTGAACAATTGCTCAAGAGATTCCCGAACTCAGATTTCCCCAGCCCTTACATAAGTCTTG GTCCATCCTCACGCCTCTCTCCCGCGACTACCATTGCCGAGAATGACAACATATCCTCCGCTACAAGACTTAAACCACCTCCTGTCTCACATCAACGGCGCACTGGACGACGTTCTCTCGGTGCCACCACAGGTCGCCCGCGTGCCTCGTCACCAGCAACTGTGGCTAGCAAAGATGACTATCTCCAGTGCCCCCTCTGCTCTGAAGTTGGGGCATACACGGCCTGTCGCCGGAAGAATGATCTTAAACGCCATATGCGAAATTATCATAACACCAATGCGCAGTGGGCCTGCCCGAAGCGTGGCTGCGGCAAGACATATGACTGTCTTCCGGGGATGAAAGCGCACCTAAAAGAGCCCAGTCACGGCAACCTCCACCGGTCTTCGGATTGCATCACGACTATACTCTGCCCCCGAGTTGTCTTCGCCTGTGGCTTTACCAACTGCAAGCATGTCTTCGAAACACCTGACGCCGCCGACCCTGCTGAGACAGCTACTGATTACTTTCATCACGTCGCCAACCACGTCGAGGCCAATCGCCCCAACCAGGCCTGGTCCCACTCAACCTGCTTCCGAAATCTCATGCGGCAAGCGGGTATCTATGATGACTGGAAGAATCGACACCCCAAGGGCAAAGACTTGAAGTGGCAGCCACACACATCAATcgtgttgaggaagatgcTGGAGACCAGGCATGTGCCCGATAGTGAGCTGTTGGTGCTCTGGGCTGTCAGGTTGGGTTCCAAGCCGTACTCTGAATCCACTTCGCCGGCACCGAGGGGTCTCCCTGAGGCTCTCCGTCTTCCTGTGTCCGAGCTGTGTGGATGCAGTGCCAACTCGGTGCATCCGTCGCCATCCCACCCCAATCCTTCTCCCGGTTCGCCTCAGGTTCCTGAGAGCTTGGCCGACAGGTCTGCAGAGTTTGATTTAGCTGCTTATTCTAGCACTTCTGCTTTCAGCCAGAATGTAAACGATCAAGACTATACCCAGGATTCTACACTTATTGATATCAGCAGGCCGTTTGATAACTCCCCTCAACTGGAAGGTGGATACCCCTTGGGGGTTCCAGCTCTCACGGTAAACCAGCAGCCAGCTCCCGAATGGCCCGGTTAttacaacaacaaaaacaaccaggACATGTCAGACATGATTGATCCCGCGCTTCTCAGCGTGGGAGGCCAGTCGTCGTGGATGGACGATGGGATGGAGGGCGTCGATGCTGTCCGTGAGGCGGACGACCTGTCGAGCTGGTAG
- the ILV2 gene encoding Acetolactate synthase, mitochondrial (COG:H; EggNog:ENOG503NVDF) has product MIRQTSRALKALATTRPSQQRIASLTQKASAITGVRNGPSDVRNQSTSAAAKVPAADVRAKPAQSFNAEPNHVQPLANARKNDVDESFIGKTGGEIFHEMMLRHGVKHIFGYPGGAILPVFDAIYNSPHFDFVLPRHEQGAGHMAQGYARASGKPGVVLVTSGPGATNVVTPMADALADGTPMIVFTGQVVTTAIGSDAFQEADVVGISRACTKWNVMVKNVAELPQRINEAFEIATSGRPGPVLVDLPKDVTAGILRRAIPTAPAIPSLPSAASRAALEASEKQLRASIKRVAHLVNIAKKPVIYAGQGVISSERGVELLRELANKASIPVTTTLHGLGAFDELDEKSLHMLGMHGSAYANMSMQEADLIIALGGRFDDRVTGSVAKFAPAAKAAAKENRGGIIHFEILPKNINKVVQATEAIEGDLGKNLDLLLPQVESKTMADRKEWFAQINGWKKKWPLSDYERAAREGLIKPQTLIEELSNLTADRKENTYITTGVGQHQMWAAQHFRWRHPRTMITSGGLGTMGYGLPAAIGAKVAKPDSLVIDIDGDASFGMTLTELSTAAQFNIGVKIIVLNNEEQGMVTQWQNLFYEDRYSHTHQKNPDFMKLADAMGIQHRRLIKPDETREALQWLIDTDGPALLEVVTDKKVPVLPMVPGGSALHEFITYDGVKDLARRELMRQRTCGLHG; this is encoded by the exons ATGATCCGTCAAACCAGCCGCGCCCTCAAGGCGCTGGCCACTACTCGGCCTAGCCAACAGCGAATTGCTTCCCTCACACAAAAGGCTTCTGCCATCACAGGTGTCCGTAATGGGCCATCAGACGTTAGGAATCAGTCCACATCGGCTGCCGCGAAGGTGCCCGCTGC CGACGTACGAGCAAAGCCCGCCCAATCATTCAACGCCGAGCCCAACCACGTTCAACCTCTGGCTAACGCCCGTAAGAACGATGTCGACGAGTC GTTTATCGGCAAGACTGGTGGTGAGATCTTCCATGAGATGATGCTTAGACACGGCGTCAAGCACATTT TCGGCTACCCTGGCGGTGCTATTCTTCCCGTGTTCGATGCTATCTACAACTCGCCACATTTCGATTTCGTCCTTCCCAGACACGAGCAGGGCGCTGGCCACATGGCCCAGGGTTACGCCCGCGCTTCTGGCAAGCCCGGTGTCGTCTTGGTGACTTCCGGTCCTGGTGCCACCAACGTTGTGACACCAATGGCTGATGCGCTTGCGGACGGTACTCCCATGATCGTTTTCACCGGCCAAGTCGTTACCACAGCCATTGGTAGCGATGCGTTCCAAGAAGCCGACGTTGTGGGCATCTCCCGCGCCTGCACCAAGTGGAACGTCATGGTGAAGAATGTCGCTGAGCTGCCTCAAAGAATCAACGAGGCCTTCGAGATTGCCACCAGCGGAAGACCTGGTCCCGTTCTCGTGGATCTTCCCAAGGACGTGACGGCTGGTATCCTGCGTCGTGCTATTCCCACGGCCCCCGCCATTCCGTCGCTCCCCAGCGCTGCCTCCCGCGCCGCTCTCGAGGCCAGCGAGAAGCAGCTCCGTGCTTCTATCAAGCGTGTGGCTCACTTGGTCAACATCGCCAAGAAGCCCGTCATCTACGCTGGCCAAGGTGTCATTAGCTCGGAGCGTGGTGTTGAGCTGCTCAGAGAGCTTGCGAACAAGGCATCCATCCCCGTGACGACGACCCTTCACGGTCTCGGTGCCTTCGACGAGCTTGATGAGAAGTCCCTCCACATGCTCGGCATGCACGGCTCAGCCTATGCCAACATGTCCATGCAGGAGGCTGATCTCATCATTGCTCTCGGTGGCCGCTTCGATGACCGTGTTACCGGTAGTGTTGCCAAGTTTGCCCCAGCGGCTAAGGCTGCGGCGAAGGAGAACCGCGGAGGTATCATTCACTTCGAGATCCTCCCCAAGAACATCAACAAGGTCGTGCAGGCCACTGAGGCTATCGAGGGTGATCTTGGCAAGAACCTCGATTTGCTCCTGCCTCAGGTGGAGAGCAAGACCATGGCTGACAGAAAGGAGTGGTTCGCTCAGATTAAcgggtggaagaagaagtggCCTCTTTCTGACTACGAGCGTGCTGCTCGCGAGGGCTTGATCAAGCCTCAGACACTGATTGAGGAGCTCAGTAACCTCACAGCTGACCGCAAGGAGAACACCTACATCACCACTGGTGTCGGCCAGCATCAGATGTGGGCTGCTCAGCACTTCCGCTGGAGACATCCCCGCACCATGATCACCTCTGGTGGTCTCGGTACCATGGGCTACGGTCTGCCGGCCGCCATCGGTGCCAAGGTGGCCAAGCCAGATTCCCTTGTCATCGACATCGACGGTGATGCTTCCTTTGGCATGACCCTTACCGAGCTCTCCACCGCTGCTCAGTTCAACATTGGCGTCAAGATCATCGTTCTGAACAACGAAGAGCAGGGCATGGTTACACAATGGCAGAACCTCTTCTACGAGGATCGCTACTCCCACACTCACCAGAAGAACCCCGACTTCATGAAGCTCGCCGACGCCATGGGCATCCAGCACAGGCGTCTCATCAAGCCTGATGAGACCCGGGAAGCTCTCCAGTGGCTGATTGACACTGATGGCCCAGCCCTTCTGGAGGTTGTCACTGACAAGAAGGTTCCCGTTCTCCCCATGGTTCCCGGTGGGTCAGCTCTTCACGAGTTCATCACATACGACGGTG TCAAGGATCTCGCGAGAAGAGAACTCATGCGCCAGCGCACTTGCGGTCTCCACGGTTAA
- a CDS encoding hypothetical protein (EggNog:ENOG503NUWW; COG:S) encodes MSDIAKKTLPSRKGKKQQQQQEVSTPQEENVPRSAPSPPAIDIQKEQNKNREEEEENDEVVTTSGDFEGNDGSEVERESGGYTHLEKPKETEEGIQMEDKEEEKLEKVEPEAMSDKTETEAGEDTKTTTEEKVESSEKPESDKAEEETQTPAADKISEAPSGLTEQAKKAFDQASENQPTDEAREEFLKSAKEDATTTSEKPPASEKPDVEAADNNIDEPEPAASEKSGIDTKTVSDKAESVTKSGSEKPDVEQQTEKAPSTTGTEQQQPQTEAGEQAQEQFDPHQIQDGQSQVQDFSPSQAEGQPEGTIQEDQPQGVEAGEGSTVAEQMDFSILKNGTVNKGGNVVSDGKVVGRVVSGILQYLIGKKVDENGDIWSDNGKIIGKAEPISDSERDEMLKESAPFESFPDAVVDGNGMVVSNGEWVGKIIEGDVKQLRGKSVDADGDVLDKAGNVIGKAERWEPEEEVEEEVKEVDNSLLAGKRVNKAGYVVDGNGVIYGRVVEGDPKRMVGRMCDKKGNILSESGDVLGKAELVSEGEREGSKEGPFAELEGCTVAKDGTVVTPSGDIVGRLVKGEGKVLFGRAVDEDGDVLDKNGNVIGKAERWEPEEVQKSKNPMSGRKVNKEGNVVDGDGNLIGKLTSGDPQVCSGKEIDDDGDVVDQKGTVIGHCSLLEDIPEVKDEETPEQKEKREQAENDKKMAIQMSVCIAQCLDKIRPICKMITEKIDKAERTPEDERDEEQLVKEVRPLIEEGGRILTEAQGIIKGLDPDGRISANAKHKTAAREATPEEYRLADLLKDLTGDVTQCIDNAKRKLEDMPHAKKELNPLWGLLNEPLFQILAAVGLLLSGVLNLVGRLLSGLGLGGLVDGLLGTLGLNRVLAGLGLGSFSDSLKSGKKKKGGLLGGVLGG; translated from the exons ATGTCCGACATTGCGAAGAAGACGCTCCCCTCCCGCAAGGgaaagaagcagcagcaacagcaggaggtctccaccccccaagaGGAAAACGTCCCTCGctctgccccctcccctccggctATTGATATCCAGAAGGAGCAGAACAAGAaccgggaggaggaggaggagaacgaCGAGGTTGTGACCACGTCGGGGGATTTCGAGGGGAATGATGGCAgtgaggtggagagggagagtggGGGGTATACTCATCTGGAGAAGCCCAAGGAAACAGAGGAGGGGATTCAGATGGAGgataaggaggaggagaagctggagaaggttgAGCCCGAGGCTATGAGTGACAAGACGGAGActgaggctggggaggataCTAAGACTACCacggaggagaaggtcgaGTCGTCTGAGAAGCCAGAGTCGGACAAGGCTGAGGAAGAGACCCAGACCCCCGCCGCGGATAAGATCTCCGAGGCGCCGTCGGGGTTGACGGAGCAGGCTAAGAAAGCCTTTGACCAGGCGAGCGAGAACCAGCCTACTGatgaggcgagggaggagttcCTCAAGAGTGCAAAGGAGGATGCTACCACCACATCGGAGAAGCCTCCTGCCTCAGAGAAGCCAGACGTTGAGGCTGCGGATAACAACATCGACGAGCCTgagcctgctgcttctgAGAAGTCAGGAATTGACACCAAGACCGTCAGTGACAAGGCCGAGTCTGTCACCAAGTCAGGGTCCGAGAAACCCGATGTTGAGCAGCAAACAGAGAaagccccctccaccaccggcacggagcagcagcaaccccaaaCTGAAGCTGGTGAGCAAGCACAAGAGCAATTCGACCCCCACCAAATCCAAGACGGCCAGTCACAGGTCCAGGACTTCTCCCCATCTCAAGCCGAAGGTCAGCCCGAAGGTACAATCCAAGAGGACCAACCCCAAGGCGTCGAAGCAGGCGAGGGCTCCACCGTAGCCGAACAAATGGACTTTTCCATTCTCAAGAACGGCACCGTCAACAAAGGCGGCAACGTCGTTTCCGACGGCAAGGTTGTCGGTCGTGTCGTGAGCGGCATCCTGCAGTACCTCATCGGCAAGAAGGTCGACGAAAACGGGGATATCTGGTCCGACAACGGCAAGATCATCGGCAAGGCTGAGCCCATCTCTGACTCGGAACGTGATGAAATGCTCAAGGAGTCTGCGCCGTTCGAGTCCTTCCCTGACGCTGTTGTTGACGGGAATGGGATGGTTGTCAGCAATGGGGAATGGGTGGGCAAGATTATCGAAGGGGATGTCAAGCAGTTGAGGGGGAAGtctgttgatgctgatggggaCGTGCTTGATAAGGCGGGGAATGTGATTGGGAAGGCGGAACGTTgggagccggaggaggaggtggaggaggaggtgaaggaggtggataATAGCTTGTTGGCTGGGAAGAGGGTCAACAAGGCGGGGTatgtggttgatgggaaCGGGGTTATTTacgggagggtggtggagggggatccgaagaggatggtggggaggatgtgtgATAAGAAGGGGAATATTCTGAGTGagagtggtgatgttttggggaAGGCGGAGTTGGTTAgtgagggggagagggagggatcCAAGGAGGGGCCGTTTGCCGAGTTGGAGGGGTGCACGGTTGCTAAGGATGGGACTGTTGTTACGCCTTCAGGGGATATCGTGGGGAGATTGGTGAAGGGAGAGGGCAAGGTCTTGTTTGGCAgggcggttgatgaggatggtgatgtgtTGGATAAGAATGGCAATGTCATTGGCAAGGCTGAGCGTTGGGAGCCCGAGGAGGTTCAGAAGTCCAAGAACCCCATGTCGGGCCgcaaggtcaacaaggagggcaatgttgttgatggtgatggtaaCCTCATTGGCAAGTTGACTTCTGGCGATCCTCAGGTTTGCTCGGGCAAGGAGAttgacgacgacggtgatgttgtcgacCAGAAGGGCACTGTCATTGGACACTGCTCGCTTCTTGAGGACATTCCTGAGGtcaaggacgaggagacaCCTGAACAGAAGGAGAAGCGCGAGCAAGCCGAGAATGATAAGAAGATGGCCATCCAGATGTCTGTCTGCATTGCCCAGTGCCTTGACAAGATTCGACCTATCTGCAAGATGATCACCGAG AAAATCGACAAGGCAGAGCGCACTCCGGAAGACGAGCGCGACGAAGAGCAGCTTGTCAAGGAGGTCCGCCCTCTAATCGAAGAGGGTGGCCGCATCTTGACCGAGGCTCAAGGCATCATCAAGGGCCTCGACCCTGATGGCCGCATCTCGGCCAACGCCAAGCACAAGACTGCTGCTCGCGAGGCCACTCCGGAGGAGTACCGTCTTGCTGATCTCCTCAAGGATCTCACTGGCGATGTCACTCAGTGCATCGACAATGCCAAGCGCAAGCTTGAGGATATGCCCCACGCAAAGAAGGAGCTCAACCCTCTGTGGGGTCTGCTCAACGAGCCTCTGTTCCAGATCCTTGCCGCcgttgggttgttgttgagtggTGTGCTCAACCTCGTTGGCAGATTG CTGAGCGGCCTTGGATTGGGAGGACTGGTTGACGGGTTGCTAGGTACACTCGGCTTGAACCGCGTGCTTGCCGGATTGGGTCTTGGATCCTTCAGTGACAGTCTCAAGTCGggtaagaagaagaagggtggtCTTTTGGGCGGAGTCTTGGGTGGCTAA